In the genome of Drosophila willistoni isolate 14030-0811.24 unplaced genomic scaffold, UCI_dwil_1.1 Seg490, whole genome shotgun sequence, the window TCGTGTTGATTACTACTGTGACTGGCATCTAAGCATAATGCTGGTGCTTCGCTAACTGATATAGCTGGTTGCTCTGTTTATTGGGACTTGGCTTAGCGCTTTTGCAAAATTACGAGTCCATGCTCGAGAAGTGCTGGGTGCCAATGACAAATGTTTTTGCTTCGCTTTTGGTGAACAGTTGCCTACTACAAGTTTTAGACTAGAAACATCTATTGCACTCTCACAAGTTGGGCaatgcttttccttttttagtAGAGCTTCCAAAtagaatttatgaaaaatgtgtCTATAGGGAGTACAGAAACATGTTTGCGTGTTTTCTGCTGGAGTGTCAGtatgttaaaaattattttcctaaAAGTGACATGACTGGGTACGTGGTTTTAATATTGTAACTAGCCAAAAGAACCTAAAGAATATTGGTAACTTTATtactatttttgtttttgggctaAGGCATCTACAAAATTATTTCTTTTAGTTAGGCTTTGGTCTTTTGAATCTCTTGATCGGCAAGGATATACCATCTGTATTACCAAGATCCAGACACCTGAACATTTAATCATCCAAATCTTactataaaacaatttaatcgTGTTGTCTTCGATTTCTTTAGCCGTTCAGCCGTAACATGATCTTCAATACAATCAGTACTGATATCGAAACATCCAATGTACAATAATCTAAATTGTTAAGTAAGGTTATGAACTGCTTTACTAAACGAGTGCTAAATTATCGAGGACATAAAACCAAACGAGTAATTTTCTGATACAGAGTATTGAAATTCTTGTTAACCTTCGTTCTCTCTTTTAACTTTGCGGCTGAATATTCCTAACAGAAACATCGGCTTTGCCAAGCAGACTTAAACTGTGCAGGTTCATTTATCCGCAAAAATTGAACCATTATATAATCTAACAAAATCgacgaaaaatttgaaaactcaTGTTTTGATCTTAAGAATTTGCCTTTATATTTAACCTCTACACTCAACACTAATATGGACTGCTGCTTAAATAAACTTCTTGTCAGTATCTAATATTTTCAAGGAGTTGAGTATGCTTTTAGCCTGCCCCAAGTTGGGCGCCATAAATTAATTTACTATCATTATTATAATGATATGaagcctagcaaaaaaaaacaaagtgcGTTGTCACATCAAAAACGATAGATCACTTATCGCTATCCCAATATTATTCTTTAATCGATTGATCGATATACcaacattatttatttatcgaTTGATCGCTATTGGAAATGCGGCGCTTAAAGTCGTGAAgttcaaaaatttgaaagtttaaactagcgcacgctacaCCACCCGATAATATGCAACGTTAGGCAGCATATTAGTGAGAATTAGTTTCGTATATCCTGGCGCACGCTACACATCTTGCACTAGGTTTTTAACTACGGCTACGGctatgtatgaaaatttgtttcattttgctATTGCTATACAAAAACTGTAGTTTGCCTTTGACTCTGCTCTTGCCCTCGTCAAAAACGGGAGCGTAAGCAGGAGTCTAGCCAAATTATCATTGCTCTTGCTACTAAGGAGCAGTTTGTACAAGCACTGAAAAAAGTTACTATAAAGTGATAGTTTCAAACATAGATGTTTTTCCCCATCTAGTCGCCACGTAGCTTGCTCGCCCAATTGCTCTATCTTCTGTACAATGCAGACTTATAAACAAGTTTAGGGCTTACAACTTTCACTTTTTCCGATGACACAATCGCAATTTTTAGCCGATCCAACTGACCAATATAGGCCTTTGCGAAACCAAAGATAGACCAAAATGCGTTAGAGCAGAAATACAAACATGTAGGAAATACAAGGCATATTATAAAAATCTACTACGTggaaaaatacatatttatgtaccAATTTTCATAACAATCGGTGCTGTAGTTTTTGTGGGCATagatttatacatacattaatATCCAACTATTTGAAGAAGCAATTGCTCAGTAAAGTACCCTGTTCGATCTATAGTTTCATATAGTAAAGAGCCCTACAAACAAACATCACAGCTCtacgttacaaacatctgtcAAAAGATCCATTATGCGCCTATTCTGGTTTTACACCAAAAATGTAAGTTATAGTCGACTATTAGCTAACAAATAGTTGACAAGTTATTATAAaggtaaaaataaaacactttaaaaactaaaataatgaATATCATGTAGAACTAGGACAGGGCATCACGTCTTCTGTATGATATTCGTGTTTACTTTGACACTAGAGTCTTAAAAACAGTAGGACATTTGTGGAAGGGTAAATAACGATAACAATAAATTTGAATGGCATTTATATCCACATTGGCACCTGACGCCACTATACAGATGACACCAAGGCGATGACCCCACACTTTATTGGGTATGCCTAAAATGGCCACATCGTTGATATTAGGGTGAGCTATCAGGACTTTTTTGATATCCGAACAATATATTTTGTAGCCGCCAACTGTGAAAACATCAGTAGTCTtgctaagaaaataaaaattatcattGATATAGGCGAAGATGTCACCCGTTTTAAAATAAGTATACTGAAGGTCGGTCTTTGGTGCGGGTTCATATGGAGACAACTCATCATTTGGAGTGAATATACGAATACCATCTGCGTTTACTGGGTAAGCATCAACATCTAAAGATAACTTCGGTTGAATTGAAGTTGAATCTGAAACTGAGAGTTTCTTAAAAGGATTAACAGCATCAACATTGTTTCCTGATAATTGTGGATTCACAGGCTTAATGGTAAAAAGATCCTCTCCTGCTATTTGCAACTCCCCTATGACAGCGGAATCAAGCATTACCATTTCATGAATTGCAGAACCAAATCTTATAAGCTCTTTGCCATTGCTGTTTGTTAACCGAGCGACCACACCTTTAAGAGGAATACCCAAGGTGCCTGGACTATGCGCAGCTGACTCGAGTGATCTGGTCTTCTCATTAATGTGATGTCCTATTACTAATCCGGTTTCTAAGGTCCCATAGTATTCGTATATAATTTGAGCAGTGATTTCACGCCAACGATGGACTACCGAATTTGGTAACAGGGCAAATGCAGTGATCATTAAGCGTATCTTATGTTTGCAATGATTGACAATATACTCAACCATACGAGAATCTTGAGCAAACATCTTATCATACTCAGCTATAAGACGCTTATAAATAATTGGCATTGCCATGAAGAGGTTAACTCGTTGCTTGGATGGGCTATTTATACTTAGTAGGGAACTCCACGCATTACGACcatcaaatttattttgcagtAAAACGTTGCCACCAACTGAGAGCAGGCTACCAAAAATTGTGTGCATCCGATTCATTGGAATAATGGGCAACATGCAATCCCTACTTCCCAATCCCAAACTGTCTATCAAGCAATTTTGCTGCACTTCAAGGTTACGATGCGTGAGTGTTACTCGTTTTGGACTTTTAATAGTGTTTGGTGTATATATGAGCATTGCTGGAGCCCAGGAATAAAAGTCGTTAGCAATAGTACTCTCGGGTAGTATCTTACCCTGAATGCGAACTAACTGTCTTTCATACATTGATGTCGATGAAATGCCTTCAAGGTTAGGTATAAAGCTATGATCCACAATTATGGTGGCTGTTTTCAACATACCAGACAAATTCTTAGCAATATGCTCGCAGTCAGCAGTAGCTACCACAAGTTTTGGCTTGAAATCATTTGCCTGTCTTCGTAGTTGCTCCAATGTTTGAGTCGACTCCAGTGGAACAGCTACTTGTCCAGATATCCAACAACTCCACTGTATTACAATCCACAAAACGTTATTCGATGAAAGAAATGCTACATTTGAGAGCGAGGCACTGCCACATATATTTGATATTTGTATAGCCAATCGTTTTGCAGTTAAATACAACTGGAAATACGTAAATTCACCACAGAAATC includes:
- the LOC6637694 gene encoding malonate--CoA ligase ACSF3, mitochondrial, coding for MILVRRRLQRILWRPWLRLCCTELVHKDDLIEKLRISYIKEKESNFVVPTFKKALLYPDKIAVKDFCGEFTYFQLYLTAKRLAIQISNICGSASLSNVAFLSSNNVLWIVIQWSCWISGQVAVPLESTQTLEQLRRQANDFKPKLVVATADCEHIAKNLSGMLKTATIIVDHSFIPNLEGISSTSMYERQLVRIQGKILPESTIANDFYSWAPAMLIYTPNTIKSPKRVTLTHRNLEVQQNCLIDSLGLGSRDCMLPIIPMNRMHTIFGSLLSVGGNVLLQNKFDGRNAWSSLLSINSPSKQRVNLFMAMPIIYKRLIAEYDKMFAQDSRMVEYIVNHCKHKIRLMITAFALLPNSVVHRWREITAQIIYEYYGTLETGLVIGHHINEKTRSLESAAHSPGTLGIPLKGVVARLTNSNGKELIRFGSAIHEMVMLDSAVIGELQIAGEDLFTIKPVNPQLSGNNVDAVNPFKKLSVSDSTSIQPKLSLDVDAYPVNADGIRIFTPNDELSPYEPAPKTDLQYTYFKTGDIFAYINDNFYFLSKTTDVFTVGGYKIYCSDIKKVLIAHPNINDVAILGIPNKVWGHRLGVICIVASGANVDINAIQIYCYRYLPFHKCPTVFKTLVSK